From one Deinococcus sp. NW-56 genomic stretch:
- a CDS encoding GGDEF domain-containing protein produces the protein MLDTADIGLLVTDAQRRILYVNETFTRETGYSLPEVQGRTCRFLQGPATDPADILAMRTALDRGEPFSRVVLNYRKDGSLLHYRLRVRPLRQDGEVRYFVGVQEDFTEAYEAQRQLERWAYIDGLTGLGNRRAFDEALAGALARREATRLVLIDLNDFKRINDERGHLAGDALLGEVARCLARHIPLPGTAYRLGGDEFAVLLPPDLAPLETTLEQALAGLDGGTLRAAVGGASFPDEAAEAPALFRLADGRLYARKPIRGPSAC, from the coding sequence GTGCTCGACACGGCTGACATCGGCCTGCTCGTCACCGACGCCCAGCGGCGCATCCTCTATGTCAATGAGACCTTTACCCGCGAGACGGGCTACTCGCTCCCCGAGGTGCAGGGCCGAACCTGCCGCTTCCTGCAAGGCCCCGCGACCGACCCCGCCGACATCCTGGCGATGCGCACCGCCCTCGACCGGGGCGAACCCTTCTCGCGGGTGGTGCTGAACTACCGCAAGGACGGCAGCCTGCTGCACTACCGCCTGCGGGTGCGGCCGCTGCGCCAAGACGGTGAGGTGCGCTACTTCGTGGGCGTGCAGGAGGACTTCACCGAAGCCTACGAGGCCCAGCGCCAGCTCGAGCGCTGGGCCTACATCGACGGCCTGACCGGGCTGGGCAACCGCCGCGCCTTTGACGAGGCGCTCGCGGGTGCCCTGGCCCGCCGTGAAGCCACGCGGCTAGTCCTCATTGACCTCAACGACTTCAAGCGGATCAACGACGAGCGCGGGCACCTCGCTGGAGACGCGCTGCTGGGCGAGGTCGCCCGCTGCCTGGCCCGGCATATCCCCCTGCCCGGCACCGCCTACCGTCTGGGTGGAGACGAATTCGCCGTGCTGCTGCCCCCCGACCTGGCCCCATTGGAGACCACCCTGGAACAGGCCCTGGCCGGGCTGGATGGCGGCACCCTCCGCGCCGCCGTGGGAGGAGCCAGCTTTCCCGACGAGGCCGCCGAGGCCCCGGCCCTCTTCCGGCTGGCCGACGGGCGGCTGTACGCCCGTAAGCCCATTCGGGGTCCCTCGGCCTGCTGA